The Myxococcales bacterium region CGTCGTGATCGTGGCTTGCGGAGAAGACGGAACGACGCCCCAACCGCTCCCGACGACGGAAGGTGAAGCGTCCGATGGCGGCGGCACCTCGCCGGTTGCGACTGACGACGGCGGACCACCGCCCGGTAGCGACGGGGCCGTTGACCCCAGTGGCAACGACGGCGGCTCGTCCATCGACGCCGGCGGCGGTGATGCCGACGCCGCCCCCGGTCCGAACCAGGCGCCGACGGCGATGAACGGGACCCTCTTGCTCGAGATTGGTGACAAGATCGACAGCACCCTCGCCGGCGCCGATGCCAACGGCGACGCGCTCACGTACTCGATCCTGACACCGCCGACGAAGGGCACCGTCTCGAACCTGAACGCGGCGACGGGGGCGTTCACGTACACCTCGACGGAGCTCCTGCCCGGCAGCGACTCGTTCACCTTTCAGGTGAGCGACGGGAAGACGAACGCCGTGACGCCGGGAAAGGTAGACGTCACCCTCGACGCGGTCCTGTTCACCGGGCACTGGACGCTTTCGAACGTGAAGGACAACGCCTCGACGGCGTGCACGTCGTCGCAGACCTTCCGCATCGGCCATGCGCGCCCGGCGTCGGCCGCCGGCTACCTGGCCGTCGCGCAACGACGCATCGTGTGCGGTAGCACCACGTACACGTTCCAGCCGGTGCGCGAGACCTTCTACGGCTCGCAGGTGACGGCGTCCGTCATGACGTTCTCGCAGGGCAAGAGCGTGTCGGGCTGCGGCTACGTCACCGACGCGTTCCGGCTCGAGCGCCTAGCTAACGGCAAGTTCGCCTTCAAGGAGACGACGAACACGCCCTGTTATGGCATCGGCACCCACGTCTTCACCGCCGACGCGGAGCGCACCTCGACCGGCTACCTCTTCGTCGAGCCTGCGTCCGAGACGGCCTTCGGCAACGCGTATCAAGGCGACCCGTCGCCGACGCGATCGGTCATGCTGCGCAACGTCGGTCGCGTGCCGACGACGACGCTCGCGGTCTCCGGCATCGCCGACCCGTTCTCCTTCGCCGGGGGCACGTTCCCCGGTGCCAGCGGCACGTGTGGCACGTCGGTGGCGGGCCTCTCGTCGTGTTCCTTCGGGGTCGCCATGTCGACGACCGACCTCGGCGCGAAGAGCGGCGGCTGGTCGGCGAGCTACGCCGACGGCCTCGCGACGCACGGCGAGAGCGGGACGTTGAGCGGCGGCGTGGTCCCAAAGTTCACGAATCCGACGGCCGTGTCGTCGGGCAACGACTTCGCGTGCGCCATCGCGAGTGGAACCGTGACGTGTTGGGGAGACACGGGCGCGTCCGGCGTCGCCGCCGTGCCGCCGCTCACGAATCCCAAGGTCATCTCCGCGGGATCGGCGCACGCGTGCGCGATCGACGACAGCGGCGTCAAGTGTTGGGGTTCGAGCGCCAACGGCCGGACGACAGTGCCGCCGCTCGTGAACCCGAAGCAGGTGTCCGCGGGCGGGGCTCACACGTACGCCCTCGACGACAACGGCGTCACCTGTTGGGGGTCAAACACGTCGGGGCAGGCGACGGTGCCGCCGTTGACGACGCCGACGGCGGTCAGCGCCGATGGCGCCGTTTCGTGCGCCCTGCACGCCAGCGGCGTGACGTGCTGGGGGTCGAACACGCAGGGGGCAACGGTGCCCGCGCTGAACAACCCGACGGCCGTGTCGGCGGGGAACGCGCACGTGTGCGCCATCGACGCGACGGGCGTCGTCTGTTGGGGCGACAACTTCTTCGGCAAGGCAACCGTGCCGGTGAACCTCACGCCCCCCATCTCGGCGATCTCTGCGGGAGGCGCACGGACGTGCGCCATCGCGAGCGGCGCGCCGCGCTGCTGGGGCTTCTCCTCGGCGGTGCCGCCCGTGTCCGGCCTGACCACGCTCTCGACGGGCTACAATCACGCCTGCGCTATCGCAGGCGGCTCCGTTCGGTGCTGGGGAGCGATGACCTATCCTTAGCGCCGGGCTATCCATGCTTCTTCGCGAGCGATGCCCAAATCAAACGAGGGTCTGAACCAGATCGTGCGGTCCCTGTGGGAGCGCAACGTCATCCCTCCCGATCGTACTCGCGCACGGCTTCATCGAGCGCCGCTAGGAGCTCCGCCGTCGACGCCGGCTTGTAGATGGCGCGAAAGAGTCCAACGGTCGCCCCGGATTCCTCCACGGTGTCCTTGATACCAGGCGTACCGGTAAACAAGATGCGCACAGTCCGCGGTGCGATGCGCGCCACGGCCCGCAACATCGTGAGCCCGTCCATCCCCGGCATCTGGAAGTCCGCGATGATGGCCACGAACGGGCCCTCATGCGCGACGCACGCCAGCCCTTCGAAGGCGTCCGCCGCCGTGCAAATCTCGTAGTGGCGCCCCAGGCTTCGCGAGAGGCCGAGCCGAATGCCATCTTCGTCGTCCAGCAGCACCCGGCGCTTGGATTCACTGCCCTTCTCCCCGGAGTTCAGAGCAGGCGACGACCAGCATCAGAGGGAGAGTCGTGGCCGGCGGGCGGGAGAGCGTGGGAACCTCCGGGGACAGCGAGCTGCGAAGATCGCACCACGCGCGCGCGCCTCTGATCTCATGGCCTTGCACGAGGCTGGTGCGTCACGGGGCGTGGTCGGCCCGCCTCCGAGACGGCCGCCGCGTCACCGGCGACGCACCCGCCTAGGGCGAGCAAGAGGCGGCGACTACGGCGGCATGATGGGCGTGCACTCCGCGTGGGCCGACCGGGACTCGTAACTTCAAGCGCTCAAGGCCCGGCATTGCCGGGCCTTGCGGTGCGCGGAAGTCTAGCCGGGTCGGCGCACGAGCTCCTGCGAAGCAGGAGCGAGTGGGCCGACCGGGACTCGAACCCGGGACCTACGGATTAAAAGTCCGCAGCTCTACCGACTGAGCTATCGGCCCGATAGCGAGGCGCTTTCGATACTGTAGTTCGCGCGCCGAGTCACTGGTTTCCGACGCTCCGTCGGCCCAGGTCAGCGGCCGGCCGATCATGGGGGCAACGAGCGAAGCTGCCCCTTTTCGGCGCGCCCTGGCTCACGGTTTCGCTTCGCACTTGTCGACCTTCGCCGTCGGCTTCCCGCTTTGATCGATGGTCCACACGTCGCCGGCCGCCTGGTCCTTGCCGGTGGCGGTCGCGACGTAGCCTTTGTCGGAGGCGGACGCGATAGCAAGCTCGTAGTAGCGCGGCGGCACGGCGGGGGCCGCCAGGTCCTTGAGCGAGCCCGCGTACTTCTTGTTGGCCGCGTGGTAGCTACTCTGCGCGCTATGGAGCGACGCAAGGCCCGCCTTCGCTTCCGCTTGCCGCGCCCGGCACATGTACTGGTTGCTCGCGCCCTTGCAGCCGAGGCCCCCGAGCAAGACCGACGTCGCGAGACCCGCGCTCAGCCATGTCACGATCTTCATCAGCGCGTATGGGACCACGACGTTTCGGCGCGTGACTAATTTCCGAACACGGCCGCTCTACCCCCGCGCTTCGAAGCGGCGGTAGAGCGCTTCGAAGAAGCTCTCCTTCGGCGAGCCGAGCCACGGAACCGTCTTGTCTTTGCCGTAGGGCATTTCGCTAGCGGGCCAAGCCCCCGCCTCGACCTCGTCGACGAGGATCTCGAAGAGCGCTCCGAAGTCCGGCGCGGCCACGAAGTGCCGATCTTCGTTGCGGCCAAAGTTGATGATCTGACCGCTCGTACCTTGCGCCTCGGGGTCGAGGTCGAGGCCGATGTAGTCGGGGCGTGTTGGATCGGCCCAAAGCGGAATCCATCCGGGCGACGTGTAGAGCTCCTTGACCTTCCCTCGGGCTCCACGAAACACACGGCAACCGGCGTCGAGATCCGCCATCACGCTCTCCGAGGTTTGCGCACGCAGCTCGCTCCATTCGGTCCAGATGGCGGCGATGTCGTGCGTCGAGAGGAACGTCAACGTCGGCAGCGTGACGGACGCTTCGACGAGGCGATTCGAGAGCATGGCCTGCTTCTGACCGTTGTGGACCCTTAGCACCGACGTCACGTCGGCAGGCAACGCACACCCCAGCGTTCGCTCGAGGTCCGCAAGCTCGTCGCTCGTGGCCGGCGGTGCGAGGTTGGCGTGGCACAGCGGCGCCTCCACCTCTAGCCACGCTACGTATCGCGCGAAGACGCCGACGATGCTCATGCGCAATCCAATACGGGATCGCACCGGCGCTTGCCACCGGCGGTTTCCGGGTGAGGCCCGCGCCGCCGGCCGGTCGTCACCTCACGGCACGAGCAGATCGAGCTCCGCACGAAGGCCCGTGGGGCCGCCGGTGTTGACCACGTCGATCTCGACCGTGTTGACGCCGGTGACGAAGGGTCCGGTGAAGGTCAGCGTTTGAAACGCCGAGTAGCTCCCGGCCACGACGCCCGGTAGCGTTTGGCCGTTCACCTTCACAGAGCCCACTTGATTGTCGGCGGCGCAGCGAATGACGAGCGTCAGAGCCTGCGGCCCCGCATCGGCGGCGTCCGCGGTCCCGGCGTCACCGCTCGCATCCGGAGCACCGGCGTCGGCGAGACCCGCCTTCAGCGAGAACGTCGTCGTGTACGTGAACGTTCCGCCCGATGGCGCCGGGTCCACGGTGTCGATGAACGGAGAGATGAACTTGGACGTCGTGGTGGGCGGCATCCAGTACCCGACGTAGCCGAGCGCATCGGTCTGCACGTAGGCCGTGAGCGGGTTGCCGAGGCTGTCCTTCACGGTCCAGTGCGGGTCGACCTGCTGGTTCGCCAAAGTCGTACCGCTCGTGCCGAGACCCGTGGCGAAGGGGGCGATCGTCGTGGGCGGTGCCACGTCGGCCGCGGCGTCGGGAACGGTCACCGTCGCATCCGTCGCGGCGTCCGCAGCGCCGGCTTCGGCGGGTACCGCGGCCTCTACGGGGAGCGACGCGTCGCTGCCCGACGTCACTAGGCCCGCATCCGACTTGGTCCCCGGCGACGGGGTGGTGTCGTCGTCAGTGCACGCCGCGAGGACGGCGACGACAGAAATGGAGAGCCAAGTAAGGCGGTGCAACGTTCGCATACGCGCGACCCTAGTCGGATGGTCACGCATGGCAAGCGGGGCGTGGCCCGGAAGCTGATTCCTGAGCAAAATCCACGACAAATGTCCGCCAAGTGCGCAAGGTGCGAGATCGCACGCCCGAGAGCGACCGGCGCGCACAGCCCCTTCCTCATTTGCGTCTCCGCACAAACTTGTGCGTGCGTTGGGCGCCGAGTGCTTGTGGAATGCCGGGCGCAACATGTCCGATCTCGCCTACGCCGCTCACACCAACAACGCGATCTACTTCCTCGACGCCGACGGCATCTGCCAGGACGTGACCGCTACGAGCGCCGACGCGCCGCCGGCCGAACTCTTGCGCTGCATCGGCGCGCAGTTCGTGGCCGCCCTCGACGCGCGCGCCCAGGGAGGCCTCGCAGCCCTGCCGCGCGAGGGCGCGACCATGTTGTTCGTCGCCGCCGACGCGCACATGCGCTTCGCCCTCCTTCGCACGGCCGTCGTAACGCGGTTCCGCTCGCTCGCCGAGCCCGACAGCGCGGAGGACGTCGTCGTGCCCTTGACGGTGCCGAAGGCTCTGGCGCCGACGAAGAAGGACGCGGCTCCAGCCCTCGAGCTGACGATCACCTGGCCGAGCGCTGACGATCTCGCGCGCGCCTTTCCGCTCTCGCGCTACGGGATGGTGCCCGGTCAGGGCCGCGCCGCGGGCGCCCTGCTTCAGTAGCGGTCGCGACTTCCTGAGCGGCGCGCGCCCGCGCTACTTCACGAACTCTTGCAGCTTCGCGAAGACGTCGTCGATGTTGTCGACGTAGGTGCCGAGGCCGTTGCACGAGTAGAACGAGTCGTAGAACTTCTTGGTCCCCTGCCCCGGCGACGAGACCTCCATCCACATGAGAGGCTTGTCGGCGCCGCACGACGTGCCGGTGTAGATCGACACGCCGGAGAGCGTCGCGTCGACGTCGGCCGCCTCGACGGTCGAGAGCGTGCGCAGCCCGGACTTCATCGCGTAGGGCGTCACGTTGCTGTCGCAGATCTGCCAATCGAGCACGCGCGTAGCCCGATTGAACGTGAAGCGCGTCTCGCCGAGCTTGCACTTTGAGCCAGGCGGCGGCGTCGGCACAAAGCCGCCTCCTTCATTGACCGCCACGAGCTTGCTGGCGTTGCTCGGCCACACGGGTGGGCTCGATTGGACGTGGCACCAGATCGTCGCGCCGCACATCGACTGGGTGTAGTTGCAGTTGGGCGTCACGGACGGGCACGTGATGGGCCCTGTCACCTGCACGTCGCCGGGCTTGCACGACGGGTACGCGGCACAGGTGTCCGGGCCCGCTGCCGCGCAGTGGACGGTCGTGCCGCAGGCGCTGTTGGCGTAGCAGGTCGCCCCCGCGGGGCAGGCCGACGCGCTCGCGATGACGCGGTCGCCAGGCGTGCAGGCCGGCGCCATGGTGCAGGTGCCGCCGCCGCGCGGAACGCAGGAGCAGCTCCACTTGCCGTCGCGGCACTCGTCTCGGTTCACCTGCCCCACGTCGCAGGCGCCGCACGCGTTGGCACCGCAGGACGCCGTGTCGTTGGTCGCGAAGGGGTCGATGGCGACGCCACCGCACGCGGCGACGGAGAGGGCGACGAAGGCGACCAGAGAGAGAGCGGTCAAGCGCATGGGCCCCCTTCAGCACGCCTTGTGCCAGCGTGGCAGCGCCGCTTTTCAGGCGAAACCGCGGCTCCCGTGTGCCAAGTTGGCTCACCTCGGGGGCGGTCGATCAGGGATGCTTCTCCGCTTCCGAGCCTGCGGGGCCGGCGGGCGTGGCGGCGGTGGTTGCCTCTAACCCCATGGCCTTGGCGAGGCGCGTCTTCGCGCGATCCGTCACGACATAGAAGGCCGGCACGACGAGCAAGCTCAAGATCGTCGACACGAAGAGGCCGCCCAAGACGGCCGCGGCCATGGGGCTGCGCGTCTCGGTGCCTGGGCCGAGCCCCAAGAGCGGCGGCACGGCCGCCATCATCGTCGCGATGGTGGTCATCAAGATGGGCCGCAGGCGCAAGGGACCGGCGCGCTTCACCGCTTCGAAGGCGCCCAGGCCCTCGTGCTCTCGCAGCTGGTTGGCGTACTCGACGAGCAGAATCGAG contains the following coding sequences:
- a CDS encoding type IV pilin protein produces the protein MKIVTWLSAGLATSVLLGGLGCKGASNQYMCRARQAEAKAGLASLHSAQSSYHAANKKYAGSLKDLAAPAVPPRYYELAIASASDKGYVATATGKDQAAGDVWTIDQSGKPTAKVDKCEAKP
- a CDS encoding SMI1/KNR4 family protein codes for the protein MSIVGVFARYVAWLEVEAPLCHANLAPPATSDELADLERTLGCALPADVTSVLRVHNGQKQAMLSNRLVEASVTLPTLTFLSTHDIAAIWTEWSELRAQTSESVMADLDAGCRVFRGARGKVKELYTSPGWIPLWADPTRPDYIGLDLDPEAQGTSGQIINFGRNEDRHFVAAPDFGALFEILVDEVEAGAWPASEMPYGKDKTVPWLGSPKESFFEALYRRFEARG
- a CDS encoding response regulator, which encodes MLLDDEDGIRLGLSRSLGRHYEICTAADAFEGLACVAHEGPFVAIIADFQMPGMDGLTMLRAVARIAPRTVRILFTGTPGIKDTVEESGATVGLFRAIYKPASTAELLAALDEAVREYDREG